The following proteins are encoded in a genomic region of Spirosoma sp. SC4-14:
- a CDS encoding porin family protein — protein MKRIVFTSVVAFGLCLVLIQTSFAQIQVGVRAGANWGFASKPDFLSSLTPTLYPSAGPVGALFLDIPLSDRVSFRPEISYVQKGFAVKQGLDLNLGGFTLPLGVRIAYQSQTLEIPLLAKVNLTDAESTVQPYLIVGPAVSFAFDGRIRTRGTSLFTTQPVDIDVDYGNTLSRWDVSAVGGLGLSMNAGRGKFLVEARYTHGFTRQVQLPVININARNRGVAVSVGYSFPIGNY, from the coding sequence ATGAAACGTATTGTGTTTACCAGTGTAGTTGCGTTCGGGCTGTGTTTGGTACTTATTCAAACATCATTTGCTCAGATTCAGGTTGGCGTTCGGGCCGGAGCCAACTGGGGCTTTGCTTCTAAACCTGATTTTTTGAGTAGCCTGACGCCAACCTTATATCCGTCGGCTGGTCCTGTTGGTGCTCTGTTTTTAGACATTCCGCTGAGTGATCGGGTATCATTCCGGCCCGAAATTTCCTATGTGCAAAAAGGGTTTGCTGTTAAACAGGGACTCGACCTGAACCTTGGAGGATTTACGTTACCCCTTGGCGTTCGGATTGCTTACCAGTCGCAAACGCTCGAAATTCCACTGCTGGCAAAAGTAAATCTTACCGATGCTGAAAGTACCGTTCAGCCTTATCTGATTGTTGGACCTGCTGTAAGCTTTGCTTTCGATGGTCGTATTCGTACTCGTGGCACATCGCTCTTCACTACCCAACCGGTTGATATCGATGTCGATTATGGCAATACACTCAGTCGCTGGGATGTAAGTGCTGTGGGTGGTTTGGGTTTATCTATGAATGCCGGACGTGGTAAGTTTCTCGTTGAGGCTCGTTATACACACGGATTTACGCGTCAGGTGCAACTGCCTGTTATCAACATCAACGCCCGAAATCGTGGAGTAGCT
- a CDS encoding DUF3050 domain-containing protein, producing MSQRVNSLSKQLEPLRQQLTNHPLYASVQSTDDLRLFMQSHVWAVWDFMSLLKALQRNLTCVDVPWVPVGNAETRYLINEIVVGEESDVDPDGNRVSHFELYLQAMKQAGADTHLSEALVSELKNGRSIDETLATLHLPEGSRQFIGFTFDLIKKGRLHEIAAVFTFGREDLIPDMFIALVRQLRDQSPQQLSLFTYYLERHIEVDGDHHSHLAKAMTAELCGSDPQRWHEATLAAEAALQARIALWDSVYAQISHPETV from the coding sequence ATGAGTCAGCGAGTAAATAGTTTATCGAAGCAACTGGAGCCCCTTCGTCAACAGCTCACCAATCATCCCTTATATGCTTCTGTACAGTCGACCGATGATCTGCGATTGTTCATGCAATCGCACGTGTGGGCGGTTTGGGATTTCATGTCGTTATTGAAAGCGCTCCAACGAAATCTAACTTGTGTCGATGTTCCGTGGGTCCCCGTTGGCAATGCCGAAACACGGTATCTGATCAACGAAATTGTAGTTGGCGAAGAAAGTGATGTTGACCCTGATGGCAATCGGGTAAGCCATTTTGAGCTTTACCTGCAAGCGATGAAACAAGCCGGAGCCGATACCCATCTCAGTGAAGCCCTCGTCAGTGAATTGAAAAATGGACGTTCCATCGACGAAACACTGGCAACTCTGCATTTGCCCGAAGGCAGTCGGCAGTTTATTGGCTTTACGTTCGATTTGATCAAAAAAGGGCGCTTACATGAGATTGCGGCCGTATTTACGTTTGGTCGTGAAGATCTGATTCCCGATATGTTCATTGCACTGGTTCGGCAACTGCGCGACCAGTCGCCCCAACAACTAAGCCTTTTCACGTATTACCTGGAACGCCATATAGAAGTTGATGGCGATCATCACTCGCACCTGGCCAAAGCCATGACGGCTGAATTGTGCGGTTCTGACCCACAACGATGGCACGAAGCTACATTGGCGGCCGAAGCAGCACTACAGGCGCGGATTGCGCTTTGGGATAGCGTATATGCCCAAATTTCGCATCCAGAAACTGTGTAA
- a CDS encoding lysophospholipid acyltransferase family protein, producing MNYIKPTKFSYLPKFLMPLDILGIFERDPFGNSLLVRRMLIGIIGWLTYARYTVVNRIQIEGTEHLENLPINNVLFLSNHQTYFADVIAFFHIFCAVKWGFQNTLLPPVYLFGPRARQYYVAASETMKKGIVPKIFSAGGAITIERSWRADGREVQRSVDTSANDKIAKALAHGWVVSFPQGTTSPYAPVRKGTGHLIKNNEPIVIPVVINGFRRAFDKKGLRFKKRNTLLTVKFKPPLLVSADDSVDDIVAKVRHAIEQDTPKWAQEQSPQ from the coding sequence ATGAACTACATAAAACCCACAAAATTTAGCTATCTCCCTAAATTTTTAATGCCCCTGGATATACTCGGCATTTTCGAGCGCGATCCGTTCGGCAACTCATTATTGGTTCGACGGATGCTGATTGGCATTATTGGCTGGCTCACCTATGCCCGCTATACGGTTGTTAACCGAATTCAAATTGAAGGAACTGAACATCTGGAAAACCTACCAATCAACAACGTTCTGTTTCTTTCGAATCACCAAACCTATTTTGCCGACGTTATTGCTTTCTTTCATATTTTCTGCGCCGTGAAATGGGGGTTTCAGAACACCCTCTTACCTCCCGTCTATTTATTCGGTCCAAGAGCCCGTCAATATTATGTAGCCGCGTCCGAAACGATGAAGAAAGGCATTGTCCCCAAAATTTTTTCGGCTGGCGGAGCCATCACCATCGAGCGGTCGTGGCGGGCCGATGGCCGCGAAGTTCAACGTTCGGTCGATACATCGGCCAATGACAAAATAGCGAAAGCCCTGGCTCATGGCTGGGTTGTTAGTTTTCCGCAGGGAACAACCAGCCCCTATGCGCCCGTACGCAAAGGAACCGGCCACCTCATCAAAAACAACGAACCGATTGTGATCCCTGTGGTAATCAATGGCTTTCGGCGGGCTTTCGATAAAAAAGGGCTTCGTTTTAAGAAACGCAATACACTCTTAACTGTTAAATTTAAACCACCTCTTCTTGTTAGTGCCGACGATTCTGTTGATGATATTGTCGCCAAAGTACGTCACGCCATTGAGCAGGATACTCCTAAATGGGCACAGGAGCAGAGCCCACAGTAA
- a CDS encoding HEAT repeat domain-containing protein, with protein sequence MKFPSNLQTVLTSGLLPACFLSVALFVPGCNKPSNKASENDLTRVVVDTNPPVEPLSPEESIKKIQLPPGYHVELVASEPMVQEPVAIAWDGNGRMYVAEMNTYMKDANATGEYAPTSRIKRLEDTDGDGRMDKSTIFVDSLVLPRTILPVGDQLLVGLTNVQHIWSYRDTNGDGKADEKKIVFRNDVLDSRNLEHQNGGFLWNLDNWIYPTRDNLRYKYKNGNLVADTLVDNMIGQWGMTTDNYGRLFYSEAGPGLPAVQIQQNPAYGALNFVDQYSDDFTKPWPIIGNVDAQGGREALRKADNTLNKFTAGCGQSIFRGDRLPVDMQGDYFIPEPVGRIIKRGKVINRNGKIYIEDAYKEKDWLASADMNFRPINTYTGPDGCFYIVDMYHGIIQESEWTKPDSYLGKVIQQKGLYKNRGMGRIYRVVHDNFKRDDRKPTLLNEPSNRLVTYLNHPNGWWRDNAQLLLVIRNDRSVVPVLKQIAVGEKASLPNQPGPLGRIHALWTLEGMEAIDKPTLFKALTDADAEVRKTAVWISEGFLKKNDSDVIEKLASLLNDPSPDVRIQLSLSLRSHKTPRTTELVKTLLANNPKNELMQFSFTTFTESQKKLEAERERTRNLSPADRALVTNGATIFKQLCATCHGPDGKGIHVAGSSQMPAPPLVGSPRVRGDKTLIIQLLLNGMKGPIDGKTYPDLMPAMGSNDDKWIASVLSYIRNSSELGNKASVVTAKEVADVRATTPVIPGGMTQQELEIFKLGRAERTNWNKPR encoded by the coding sequence ATGAAATTTCCATCCAACTTACAAACAGTCCTTACAAGCGGTCTGCTACCAGCCTGTTTTTTGTCAGTTGCGTTGTTTGTGCCGGGCTGCAACAAACCTTCCAATAAGGCATCCGAAAATGATTTGACACGGGTTGTTGTCGATACGAATCCTCCCGTTGAGCCTTTATCGCCCGAAGAAAGCATAAAAAAAATACAACTGCCGCCGGGCTACCATGTTGAACTGGTAGCTAGTGAACCTATGGTTCAGGAACCGGTTGCCATTGCCTGGGACGGCAATGGGCGTATGTATGTGGCCGAAATGAACACCTACATGAAAGACGCCAATGCCACCGGCGAATATGCACCAACCAGCCGCATTAAACGGCTGGAAGACACCGATGGTGATGGCCGAATGGATAAATCGACCATTTTTGTCGATAGCCTTGTTTTACCACGCACCATTCTGCCTGTTGGAGATCAGTTATTAGTAGGGCTCACCAACGTGCAGCACATCTGGAGCTATCGGGACACAAATGGTGATGGGAAAGCGGATGAGAAGAAAATCGTATTCCGAAACGATGTGCTCGACTCCCGCAACCTCGAACACCAAAATGGTGGTTTCCTCTGGAATCTGGACAACTGGATTTATCCAACCCGCGATAATCTCCGGTATAAATACAAAAATGGCAACCTCGTGGCCGATACATTAGTCGACAACATGATTGGCCAGTGGGGAATGACTACCGACAACTACGGCCGACTGTTCTATTCCGAAGCAGGGCCGGGACTTCCGGCGGTGCAGATTCAGCAAAATCCAGCCTACGGTGCACTGAACTTTGTCGATCAGTACTCCGACGACTTCACTAAACCCTGGCCTATCATCGGGAATGTGGATGCTCAGGGCGGACGGGAAGCCTTACGAAAAGCAGACAATACCCTCAATAAATTCACCGCCGGATGCGGCCAGTCTATTTTCCGGGGCGACCGGCTTCCGGTCGATATGCAGGGCGATTATTTCATTCCAGAGCCAGTGGGGCGCATTATCAAACGGGGCAAGGTTATCAATAGAAACGGAAAAATCTATATTGAAGATGCCTATAAAGAAAAAGATTGGCTAGCCTCTGCCGACATGAATTTCCGGCCTATCAATACGTATACAGGACCCGATGGCTGCTTTTACATTGTCGATATGTATCACGGCATTATTCAGGAAAGCGAGTGGACCAAACCCGATTCGTATCTGGGCAAAGTTATTCAGCAAAAGGGGCTGTATAAAAACCGAGGAATGGGTCGCATTTACCGCGTCGTTCACGACAATTTTAAACGAGATGACCGAAAGCCTACGTTGCTCAATGAACCAAGTAATCGGCTCGTTACGTATCTGAACCACCCGAACGGCTGGTGGCGCGACAATGCCCAGTTGCTACTTGTTATTCGGAATGATCGGTCGGTAGTGCCAGTGCTGAAGCAAATTGCGGTTGGCGAAAAAGCCTCACTGCCAAACCAACCTGGTCCGCTGGGCCGTATTCATGCTTTATGGACACTGGAAGGAATGGAGGCTATTGACAAACCGACGCTTTTTAAAGCCTTGACGGATGCAGATGCAGAAGTACGCAAAACAGCCGTCTGGATCAGCGAAGGTTTTCTGAAAAAAAATGATTCAGACGTGATTGAAAAATTGGCCAGCCTCCTGAACGACCCAAGTCCCGATGTGCGTATTCAGTTGTCGTTATCGCTTCGGAGCCATAAAACACCGCGTACGACAGAATTAGTGAAAACGCTGCTGGCGAATAACCCAAAAAACGAACTCATGCAGTTTTCGTTTACTACATTCACCGAATCGCAGAAGAAACTGGAAGCCGAGCGAGAACGCACACGCAACCTGAGTCCGGCCGACCGGGCGCTGGTAACGAACGGAGCCACTATTTTCAAGCAGTTATGTGCTACCTGCCACGGACCCGATGGTAAAGGCATTCATGTAGCAGGCAGTAGCCAGATGCCCGCCCCTCCGCTAGTTGGCTCTCCGCGCGTCCGTGGCGACAAAACACTCATCATTCAGTTGCTTCTAAACGGCATGAAAGGCCCAATCGATGGTAAAACCTATCCCGACCTGATGCCAGCAATGGGTAGTAATGACGATAAATGGATTGCTTCTGTATTGAGTTACATCCGAAATAGCAGCGAACTAGGCAACAAGGCATCGGTTGTTACGGCAAAAGAGGTGGCCGATGTGCGGGCAACAACACCCGTTATTCCGGGCGGTATGACCCAGCAGGAACTGGAAATTTTCAAGTTAGGCCGCGCCGAACGAACCAACTGGAACAAACCACGCTAA
- a CDS encoding formylglycine-generating enzyme family protein, whose amino-acid sequence MKINLWTSVLSGLLTLYIPHAIAQTPTYTNSIGMELVLIRPGTMVVGRFQPPYPKPTSANVASKKSDLQWTTQDYRRAEKMVKQDARPGFTVKITHPYYIGKFEVTQAQWKQVMGNNPSAFQGDKVPDDADQHPVEQVTWPDVQAFLAKLNSMDKKHHYRLPTEFEWEYAARAGAQDDISWKAIWASAQMGSTTTAKVGQKTPNAWGLYDMLGNVWEWVQDYYNEKLFADPTPPHSGHQHVLKGASFVGDVKNATYMTHAAGPGNGWDVGFRVVMEVN is encoded by the coding sequence ATGAAAATCAACCTCTGGACAAGCGTTCTGAGCGGCTTACTTACATTGTACATACCGCACGCTATTGCGCAAACACCAACATACACCAATAGTATTGGGATGGAGCTTGTGCTTATTCGACCAGGCACGATGGTGGTTGGTCGTTTCCAGCCACCGTACCCCAAACCGACCTCAGCCAATGTAGCGTCGAAGAAATCGGATTTGCAATGGACTACCCAAGACTATCGGCGTGCCGAAAAAATGGTTAAACAGGATGCCCGACCAGGGTTTACGGTCAAAATTACGCATCCTTATTATATCGGTAAATTTGAGGTAACCCAGGCTCAGTGGAAGCAGGTTATGGGCAACAATCCATCCGCTTTTCAGGGCGATAAGGTACCCGATGATGCCGATCAGCATCCGGTCGAGCAGGTTACGTGGCCAGATGTTCAGGCATTTCTGGCAAAACTAAATTCGATGGATAAAAAACACCATTACCGTTTACCTACCGAATTCGAATGGGAATATGCCGCTCGTGCCGGTGCTCAGGACGATATTTCCTGGAAAGCGATCTGGGCATCTGCCCAAATGGGATCGACCACAACGGCTAAGGTTGGCCAAAAAACGCCCAATGCCTGGGGGCTTTACGATATGTTGGGAAATGTTTGGGAATGGGTACAGGATTATTACAACGAAAAACTATTTGCCGACCCCACTCCTCCCCACTCAGGCCACCAGCATGTGCTGAAAGGGGCTTCGTTTGTGGGCGATGTTAAAAACGCTACTTACATGACCCATGCTGCCGGTCCGGGCAACGGTTGGGACGTTGGCTTTCGGGTAGTCATGGAAGTGAACTAA
- a CDS encoding DUF1080 domain-containing protein: protein MSSQHISSLLLLLLSVNLATGQIGKIPAGFTPIFNGKDLKGWHTSRTSHQGTTGNFYVEKGAITLKQHPYGQGGILLTDKKYGNFELYLEAKVDSFCNGGIFIRSSESGMAYQIELATPGGLGDLLGERMNVSKGAQATSIGKVWKANDWNSFRIRMEGDVPRIRLWVNGELMWDVTEPKNDFIAGATTGMIGLQAHWSAVYSEAAEAFNMAGSWKPGAAHRFRNIAIKEL, encoded by the coding sequence ATGTCTTCACAGCACATAAGCAGCCTGCTGCTGCTACTTTTATCCGTAAATCTGGCAACTGGGCAGATCGGGAAAATCCCGGCGGGTTTTACACCGATTTTCAACGGCAAAGACCTGAAAGGCTGGCATACCAGCCGAACCTCGCATCAGGGAACCACCGGCAATTTTTATGTAGAAAAGGGCGCTATCACGCTAAAGCAGCACCCATATGGACAAGGCGGAATCTTACTGACAGATAAGAAATACGGCAATTTCGAACTCTATCTGGAAGCAAAAGTCGACTCGTTCTGCAACGGCGGAATTTTTATTCGCTCCAGCGAAAGTGGAATGGCCTACCAGATTGAATTAGCAACGCCCGGTGGTCTGGGCGACCTCCTGGGCGAACGGATGAATGTCAGCAAAGGTGCTCAGGCAACGAGCATCGGTAAAGTCTGGAAGGCAAACGACTGGAATTCGTTCCGCATCCGAATGGAAGGCGATGTACCGCGCATTCGCTTATGGGTCAATGGCGAACTGATGTGGGATGTTACAGAACCTAAAAATGACTTTATAGCTGGTGCTACAACGGGCATGATTGGTTTGCAGGCACACTGGTCGGCGGTTTATTCAGAAGCAGCCGAAGCGTTCAACATGGCCGGTTCCTGGAAACCCGGTGCCGCTCACCGATTTCGCAATATTGCCATTAAAGAATTGTAG
- a CDS encoding inorganic phosphate transporter, translated as MFGLETDVFILLFISLFAACAFEFVNGFHDTANAVATVIYTNSLKPTVAVVWSGICNFTGVLLGGIGVAMGIVNLLPVELLVDQNVYHSVAMVLALLLSAIVWNLGTWYFGLPSSSSHTLIGSILGVGLAFATMPDNTAGSAVNWDKAIETGEALLLSPLLGFSLAIVLMFLLRRSVPTEAKDQLFKEPKKNSLPPSWIRGILILTCSLVSFFHGSNDGQKGVGLIMLILIGIVPFHFAVKPDLDPRLMQSNIVGIEQTIAALDSNQLAPVNRARLARTRTELTELKAMISAPLDENRIPKEERLNVRRDLLLINSNMNKIAEDEGANLSPNQLAVMKKSLSEESGLRRFTDYAPLWVILMIALSLGLGTMIGWRRIVVTVGEKIGKQHLTYAQGASAELVAASMIGLASALKLPVSTTHVLSSGIAGSMVASKGIKNLQADTVRNIALAWILTLPVSLLLSFTLYIFFRWLL; from the coding sequence ATGTTTGGATTAGAAACGGATGTTTTTATCCTCCTCTTTATCAGCTTATTCGCTGCCTGTGCCTTCGAATTTGTTAATGGTTTTCATGATACGGCCAATGCGGTTGCAACCGTTATTTATACCAACTCCTTAAAGCCAACGGTTGCTGTTGTCTGGTCGGGTATCTGCAATTTTACCGGTGTCTTGCTGGGGGGGATTGGCGTTGCAATGGGTATTGTAAACCTGCTTCCGGTTGAGTTACTGGTCGATCAGAACGTTTATCATAGCGTTGCGATGGTGCTGGCCTTACTATTGAGTGCCATTGTCTGGAACCTGGGAACCTGGTATTTTGGCCTGCCCAGTTCAAGTTCACATACGCTGATAGGCTCAATTTTAGGCGTAGGCCTGGCGTTTGCTACCATGCCTGATAATACGGCTGGATCGGCCGTTAACTGGGATAAAGCAATTGAAACGGGCGAAGCGCTGCTTTTGTCGCCCCTGCTGGGTTTTAGTCTGGCTATTGTGTTGATGTTCCTGCTACGTCGATCTGTACCGACCGAAGCTAAAGATCAGCTTTTTAAAGAGCCCAAGAAAAACAGTCTGCCTCCCTCCTGGATTCGTGGTATTCTGATTCTTACCTGCTCGCTGGTGAGTTTCTTTCATGGCAGCAACGATGGTCAGAAAGGTGTGGGCCTGATTATGTTGATCCTGATTGGGATTGTGCCCTTTCATTTTGCTGTAAAGCCAGACCTTGACCCTCGGTTGATGCAATCGAATATTGTCGGTATTGAGCAAACAATTGCAGCGTTGGATTCGAATCAGTTGGCACCTGTAAACCGCGCTCGTCTGGCTCGTACCCGTACCGAACTGACCGAACTGAAAGCAATGATCTCGGCTCCGCTGGACGAAAATCGTATACCGAAAGAAGAGCGACTGAATGTTCGTCGGGATCTGCTGCTGATCAATAGCAATATGAATAAGATTGCCGAAGATGAAGGCGCTAACCTGAGCCCTAATCAACTGGCAGTTATGAAAAAAAGCCTGAGCGAAGAGAGCGGACTGCGTCGGTTTACCGATTACGCACCGCTATGGGTAATTCTGATGATTGCGCTTTCGCTGGGGCTTGGTACCATGATCGGCTGGCGTCGGATTGTGGTAACGGTTGGTGAAAAAATCGGTAAGCAACACCTGACCTATGCGCAGGGCGCTTCGGCTGAATTGGTCGCTGCCAGTATGATCGGATTGGCTTCAGCACTGAAATTGCCGGTTAGTACAACCCACGTTCTTTCGTCGGGCATTGCCGGAAGCATGGTTGCCAGCAAAGGCATCAAAAACCTACAGGCCGATACGGTACGGAATATTGCACTGGCCTGGATACTGACCTTACCTGTATCGCTGCTGCTGTCGTTTACCCTCTACATTTTCTTCCGCTGGTTGCTGTAA